A single window of Acanthopagrus latus isolate v.2019 chromosome 1, fAcaLat1.1, whole genome shotgun sequence DNA harbors:
- the gpr83 gene encoding probable G-protein coupled receptor 83 → MGAARVWLPVVLLWVSSPAAAGHTLNDSSPLGDGTFSYTGHLLNVSGRLDNRTSRFFLLDFDEGMLEDWRSLANKKRRGGESEDGSVKALLVAAYSLIIVVSLFGNTLVCHVVVKNKRTQSATSLFIMNLAVADIFITVLNTPFTLVRFVNSTWVFGRTMCHISRFVQYCSLHVSTLTLTAIALDRRQVILHPLRPRMSPAQGGVWVTAIWIMASCFSLPHAIYQKLLTLTYSKEKERSLCVPDFPEPSDVYWQYFDLLTFILLYMLPLLIITASYTTVACRLWRHNAIGDTTTAQHAAQRRKRRRTLAMLLLVVGVFTVCWFPLNCYVVLLSSQAIHSSNALYFCFHWLAMSSTCYNPFIYCCLNPTFRQELRLLFDMCQRKRRPAVGLEPELRPVAACAPRHRVAWPDNRESSRPRHPLSNPGRGSSQQSNSSSGQSRSLKDTHVLFTARQVLTGRTDILSVEPIVAVS, encoded by the exons ATGGGAGCCGCGCGTGTGTGGTTACCGGTGGTGCTGCTGTGGGTGAGCAGCCCGGCGGCAGCGGGACACACACTCAACGACTCCTCTCCTCTGGGAGACGGGACTTTTTCCTACACGGGGCATTTACTGAACGTGTCGGGGCGGCTGGATAACCGGACCTCCAGGTTCTTCCTCCTGGACTTTGACGAGGGGATGCTGGAGGACTGGCGCTCTCTGGCCAATAAGAAGCGCCGCGGCGGGGAGTCCGAGGACGGGAGCGTGAAGGCGCTGCTGGTGGCCGCGTACTCCCTGATCATCGTGGTGTCTCTGTTCGGAAACACTCTGGTGTGCCATGTGGTGGTGAAGAACAAGCGCACCCAGTCCGCCACCAGCCTGTTCATCATGAACCTGGCTGTGGCTGACATCTTCATCACTGTGCTCAACACGCCCTTCACCCTG GTCCGCTTTGTGAACAGCACCTGGGTGTTCGGGAGGACGATGTGTCACATCAGTCGCTTCGTTCAATACTGCTCCCTGCACGTCTCCACTCTCACCCTCACCGCCATCGCGCTGGACCGCCGACAG gTGATTTTACATCCTTTGAGACCTCGCATGTCGCCGGCACAAGGTGGTGTTTGGGTCACGGCTATCTGGATAATGGCGAGTTGCTTCTCCCTCCCACATGCAATCTACCAGAAGCTCCTGACACTGACATACAG TAAGGAAAAGGAGCGCAGCCTGTGTGTCCCAGACTTCCCGGAGCCCTCAGATGTCTACTGGCAGTATTTTGACCTCCTGACTTTCATATTACTTTACATGCTGCCACTCCTCATCATCACTGCCTCCTACACCACAGTGGCCTGCCGGCTGTGGCGTCACAATGCCATCGGCGACACCACAACAGCTCAGCATGCAGCCCAGAGAAGGAAGCGGCGGCGTACATTGGCCATGTTGCTCCTGGTGGTTGGGGTCTTCACTGTCTGCTGGTTCCCGCTCAACTGCTACGTGGTGCTGCTGTCCAGCCAGGCCATCCACTCCTCCAACGCCCTTTACTTCTGCTTTCACTGGCTGGCTATGAGCTCCACCTGCTACAACCCTTTTATCTACTGCTGTCTAAACCCCACCTTCCGCCAGGAGCTGAGGCTCCTCTTTGATATGTGCCAGAGGAAACGGAGGCCAGCGGTGGGGTTGGAGCCGGAGCTCCGTCCCGTGGCAGCCTGCGCTCCTCGTCACAGAGTCGCCTGGCCCGACAACCGCGAGTCCTCGAGGCCGAGGCACCCTTTGTCTAACCCGGGTCGCGGCTCATCACAGCAGAGTAATTCCTCTTCCGGTCAGTCCCGCAGCCTAAAAGACACACATGTGCTCTTCACAGCCAGGCAGGTactcacaggaagaactgaCATCCTCTCAGTGGAGCCCATTGTTGCTGTGAGCTGA
- the ankrd49 gene encoding ankyrin repeat domain-containing protein 49 translates to MEFPEDFNQLELLNTHGHLIPRGASSLWTGSKDDEEEVEEEDEGDRSEEWYLEKEETLKDKPKELILWAAENNRLPTVHKLLAADPSLVHCCDEDGYTPLHRASYSGHVDVVSALLSTGSRVNPRTIDGWTPLHSACRWSRITVVSLLLQHGAELNAQTNGGLTPLHLAASHASSVKTDSANTLELLLSQRHLKPGLRSSSGETASEVARRSGPHHFLFEMVEDCVNVVPMS, encoded by the exons ATGGAGTTTCCTGAAGACTTTAACCAGCTTGAGCTTCTGAATACACATGGACATCTGATCCCCCGAGGGGCCAGCAGCCTGTGGACCGGAAGCaaggatgatgaagaagaggtggaagaagaggatgaggggGATCGAAGTGAAGAGTGGTATCTAGAAAAAGAGGAAACCCTCAAAGACAAACCAAAAGAACTCATTCTGTGGGCAGCGGAAAACAATCGC CTTCCGACAGTCCACAAGTTGTTAGCTGCTGATCCTTCGCTCGTGCACTGCTGCGATGAGGACGGTTACACTCCACTGCACCGCGCATCGTACAGCGGCCATGTCGATGTGGTGTCTGCTTTGCTCTCCACAGGGTCAAGGGTCAACCCTCGCACCATCGACGGCTGGACGCCACTTCACAGCGCCTGCCGCTGGAGCCGGATCACCGTGGTGagcctcctcctgcaacacGGAGCAGAACTGAACGCCCAGACCAATGGCGGGCTCACACCGCTGCACCTCGCTGCTTCCCACGCCAGCTCTGTGAAAACCGACTCGGCCAACACGTTAgagctcctcctctctcagagACACCTGAAGCCGGGGCTTCGCAGCAGCAGCGGGGAGACAGCCAGTGAGGTGGCACGACGCAGTGGCccgcatcacttcctgtttgagatGGTTGAAGACTGTGTCAATGTGGTGCCCATGTCATGA